The nucleotide sequence CAAGCAGAAACCTGGTTGATGGCTGTTCTGTCTAACGACACAAAAGAAACAGATTGCCATCGTTTGGCAGAAAATCCAGACATAACCTGCTACCCTAACACACAACCTTATAATATTGAGCAAAACCCGAGCAATATTATAAAAAAGCGTAAATAGAGATTGCGCACACTTAATCACATTCATCGCCTCATTAAGAGGCCCAAAAACAGGATTATCTATGACCATTACTTCTGATAGCGTTGTCAGCCTTCACTACACAGTTTCCACTGAAGACGGCACTGAACTAGATTCGTCGGCAGGAAAAGCGCCATTGGTGGTACTACAAGGTCGACGTTTTCTTATTGAAGGCTTAGAAGAAGCCCTCATTGGTAAAGAGAAAGGTGACAAATTCAATTTATCTGTTGAGCCTGAAAAGGCCTACGGGGAACGTGTAGACGCCCTAGTTCAGCGCGTACCTCGCACTATGTTTGACGGCATGGACGTGGAAGTAGGTATGTCTTTTAGAGCAACTACGCCTGAAGGCGAACAGTCGGTAATTATCATCGAAACCACTGAAGATGAAGTGGTTGTAGATGGTAACCACCCGCTAGCCGGCATTCCGCTGACCTTCGACGTTGAAGTGGTTGACGTACGTGACGCAACAGAAGAAGAGTTAGCCCACGGCCATGCTCACGCAGGTGGGAGT is from Alteromonas australica and encodes:
- a CDS encoding FKBP-type peptidyl-prolyl cis-trans isomerase, translating into MTITSDSVVSLHYTVSTEDGTELDSSAGKAPLVVLQGRRFLIEGLEEALIGKEKGDKFNLSVEPEKAYGERVDALVQRVPRTMFDGMDVEVGMSFRATTPEGEQSVIIIETTEDEVVVDGNHPLAGIPLTFDVEVVDVRDATEEELAHGHAHAGGSCGGGEEH